A window from Solanum stenotomum isolate F172 chromosome 5, ASM1918654v1, whole genome shotgun sequence encodes these proteins:
- the LOC125864946 gene encoding nicotinate N-methyltransferase 1-like, with translation MENGNGETSNNNNNNARLAIMELANMISVPMSLNAIIKLKVADAIWEGGSNAPLSPAEILAKIRPQGGGDAENLQRILRMLTSYRVFEEHVVDDGSQRRYSLTEVGKTLVTDENGLSHGLYVLQHHQDELMRVWTMVHETVNDSSSDPFVKVYGERPYSYYGKNPEMNSLMFNAMSGVSMPFMKAMLERYDGFEGVKTLVDVGGSVGDCLKMILEKHSSIELGINFDLPEVVEKAPQIPRIKHVGGDMLDYIPKGDAIFMKWILVIFTDDECKQIMKSCYNALPEKGKFIICDPVLPHHTDDSKRTRALLESDIYVMAIYRAQGKHRTEEEYRQLGRAAGFTDCKGVYIDHFFTILEFYK, from the exons TAAGTGTACCTATGTCCCTCAATGCCATTATCAAACTCAAGGTAGCTGATGCTATTTGGGAAGGTGGATCTAATGCTCCACTCTCTCCCGCTGAAATTCTCGCTAAAATCCGCCCTCAGGGTGGCGGGGATGCTGAGAACCTTCAACGGATTCTACGCATGCTCACGAGTTACCGTGTGTTCGAGGAGCATGTAGTCGATGACGGCTCTCAAAGAAG ATATTCGTTGACTGAGGTGGGAAAAACCCTAGTCACGGACGAGAATGGCTTATCTCATGGCTTGTACGTGCTCCAACACCATCAAGACGAATTAATGAGGGTGTGGACGATGGTTCATGAGACCGTTAATGATTCATCGTCTGATCCATTTGTGAAAGTATATGGTGAACGACCTTATAGTTACTATGGAAAAAACCCAGAGATGAATAGCCTTATGTTTAATGCAATGTCTGGAGTTTCTATGCCATTTATGAAGGCAATGTTAGAGAGATATGATGGATTTGAAGGTGTGAAAACACTTGTTGATGTTGGTGGAAGTGTTGGAGATTGCTTGAAGATGATTTTAGAAAAACATTCAAGTATTGAACTTGGAATCAACTTTGATTTGCCTGAGGTGGTTGAAAAAGCCCCACAAATTCCTC GTATAAAACACGTTGGTGGTGACATGCTCGATTACATACCAAAGGGCGATGCTATTTTCATGAAG TGGATACTAGTAATATTTACAGACGATGAATGCAAGCAAATAATGAAAAGTTGTTACAATGCACTTCCAGAGAAAggcaaatttattatttgtgaTCCAGTTTTGCCCCACCATACTGATGATAGCAAGAGAACTAGAGCCCTTCTTGAAAGTGACATTTATGTCATGGCTATTTATCGTGCCCAAGGCAAGCACCGCACTGAGGAAGAATACCGGCAGCTCGGTCGAGCTGCCGGTTTCACTGACTGCAAGGGTGTCTACATCGATCATTTCTTCACGATTCTTGAATTTTACAAGTAA